The stretch of DNA TATCTAAGCCCTAAAGAATATTTTCCTGGTTTCAATTCAATTGATTGCCAGGATTTAGTAGAATTAATTTGATGAGATTCAAGGCTAGTAATAGTTCGATAAGTAGGAAAACTATAAACGACTGCAATCCAAGAACCAGCAGAGTTATTAGCAGATTGTAAATCTATAGAGATTGATTTTTGAACGGCAAAAGGCCCTAGAGTTCCAATAATTGCATGAGTGTTCCAACGCGGACCTTTAGTCATTAAGACAGGTAAACTCAAAAAAGAATTAATTGTTTCTTGAGATAAAACTCGCCATTGAGAAGCTTTTTTTTTGTTGGTTGCTAAATAAAGAGTGAATAAATTGCCAATCAAAAACTTCATTATTTTATAAAATATAAAAGATAATAAAGCAAGAGTAATTTCTCCAATTAAAACAATATTATTCATTTATTTTTATCTCCGTCGAATTTGACATATAGTATTTTTTGATTAAATGAGATACAGTAACTATTCTGGCTTTTTGTTAATGGTTAATTGTTGGTCGCTACGCGCACCTTCGGTGAGGTTGATTATTCATCTTTCATAATTAGTAATTAGTAATTACTAACTGTAAAAGCTAATTATAAGAATTGTTATAAGCCAAATAATATTAGTTACAAACAGATTTAATTTAAAATGATCGCTTTTGAAGTTTCATTTTTTCTTTGTTTATATTTCTGACTCTAAACTTTGAGTATCTGCTACATTTAAACCAACAATATCTTCAAAGGCAGCGACAATAATACAAACTGTTAAAGGAATAGTAACTAGTAGTCCTACTCCTAAAACTAATAATCCTCCTAAATTTAGTAAACCTAACAGCAAGATAAAACCAAAGAAAGCAAACCATTTTTTAGTAATTATTTTCCGACTAGTTTCCAAGGCTGACCAAAAACCAAAGTGTTTTTCAATCACAAAACAAATTCCAAAAACATAAGCAACAGCTAAATATATTCCTGGAATAATTAATAAAATACATCCTAATATTGTCAAAATACTTCCAACTAAATTAACTAAAAAAATTGGCAAAAAGTTATTAAAACCAAGAAAAAAGTCGCTAAACGTTTTGGTTCTATTTTTAGCAATTTTCAAAGCTACAATATAAATACCAGCTACTAAAACTGGACTAAGAATACCATTAATTATGCCCCCTTGACCATCTTCATTAATTCCTAATGGATACGGAAGACGAGCCGTAAAGCCCGAAATTACAATTACTAAAGTAGTAAAGCCAATAAATTGCCACATATATTGCTGAAAAATCTGCCAACCCTGCTGAAAGTATTGACCTCTTTTAAATGTATAGTTTGGCTTTAAGTTAAATTTATGACCGCTCATGAGCAATTCCAAAGTGTTACAACAAAATTTTATCTTTGAAATTGTTTAATGTTTGAATACTTGAAGTTTATTGTTAGATTTTCATCGACTGCTGCGTTATTTTTACTTGAATCTTTTGACAAGAAATTAATCGTACTTGTTGACTGCACTATTCAATTGAATAGAATACAGTCCCTAATCAATCAAAAAGCTTATTTACTTTTAGTCTAGCTTACTGAAAAGTGTCCTAATTAAAGCTTGCGATTCAACTTTGAGATCACAATTATTCCCGATTGATATCACCGTCCTTCTAGGATTATGAAGGAATTATGAAGTAATACATAAAACAATTACTTTTTGATTAAGAGCATCGGGAGATAACTGAATGCAAATTTTAACCAATAATAATCTAATCCAAACTGATTTTTCCATTAAAACGGAATGGAATAATGGATTTACGGGAAGATTAGATATTTTTAATACAGGAGAAACAATTGATGGTTGGACAATAGAGTTTGAATCTGCTTTTGAAATTGAACCTGGCATGATTTGGGGCGCAGAAATTGTTAGTCATGAAGGCTATCGCTATATTTTAAAGCCAGTAGATTACAATGAAATCATTAATTTTCAACAAACCATTTCAATTTTCTTTAACGCTAACAAAGTTAACGGACAAATTATTAGTCCTACCAATATTTCCTTTGATGACGATCCTACTTCTACAATTAAAGCTTCGCCAGTTAATACATCAGAACCAGTAGCAGAAGTTCCTGCTGTGGCAAATTCAGAGACAGTCACAACACCAGATGATAATTTATCCACAGACGTTGATTTTACGCTGATCAAAGATTGGGGAAGTGGCTTTGAAGGTAAAATAACGATTACTAATAACGGTAATAGCAATATTGATAGCTGGAGTCTAGAATTCGATTTTCCCAATCAAATTAATAATATTTGGGATGCTGAAATCGAGAGTAATGAAAATGGTAACTATGTTGTTAGTCACGCTGCCTGGAATCGTGAAATTGCTGCGGGAGAAACTTTAACTTTTGGGTTTACTGGTTATAATTCAGTTACTTCAGAACCACAAAATTTTGAATTAAATGGTTCAACTTTTACTAGTCTTAGTATTTCCGACAGTATCTATACTTTTTCTAATCCTAATTTAGCACCAGAATTAAAACTCAATCAAAACTATCAGGGCAGAGGTACTTTTTATGATGCTGCTAATCCTTCTGGTGGCAAAGGTGCTTCTGGTTATGATGTGCCAGCGCAAAGTGAGCTAGAAAAAATTGTAGCGATTAATAATGTGCAGTGGAATGGTTCGGAAGCAAGTGGTGCTTTTTTGGAAGTATCTGGCCCTAAACAAAGAGATGGTGCTACTCCAATCATAGTTCAAGTGGTAGATTATTTATACGAACGAGCAGATGGCTTAGATTTGAGTGCAGAAGCTTTCGCTGAGATTGCAGATCCTATTGATGGAATAGTTAATCTCAATTATAAATTAATAGGCCCTGCCGATGACTATGTAACAGCTTATGGTTATAGGATCGGTCAAGGTATTGTTGTCGAAGGAATTTCTGAAACCAATCCTTATTACGCAGCAGTCAGATTAAATAACCACCGCTATCCGATTGAAAGTGTTGAGTTGATTACCAATGATGGTAACCTAATCGATCTTAATCGCGAGTCTGATAATCGTTTTGTTTTAAACGGTAATTATCCGCTTAATGGCGCACAAGATCTGCTAGTTACTGATATCTTTGGTCAGCAGATTACCTTAAATGATGTGGATATTACTAATGGTTCTAGTGCTGATATTGTAACTGGTGAACAATTTAACCTAATTTGATCTTGAACTAGTGATTTTCAGATCTATCAGGTGTAAACTCGATTATTTTGAGGCAGGAGTAAGAATATAGTTTATATCAATAATTCGAGCAACGCTATAGTTTTCTAGAGACATGGTTCTAAATTCCATTCCTGTGAACCTCTATCTGGATAACAGCGATTTTGTTGTCCTACCCAAATTAGTTGCCATTGCTTGCCTTGAGGTTTAAATTCTAAACGATAACGCGTTCCTTCAACTGAATCATCTAATAAACCTGTTTGAGTCAGTAAAACGACTGGTTGATTAAAAACTCGCTCAATTAAAGTTAATTCTTCTTGAAAGTTGCCTTCGCTGGGAATTTCTTTAGCACCGTAGAGATTCTTGGCAATTTGAAGGGGATCTTCACCAATAACTTGATCGGGTATTTCTAGTTTAGTAAAAAGCCTGCGCCCTGGATCGAGGGGTACATTACCAATCTTTTCTTCTGCTAGTTGTTCCAGCTTGCCATCAGCTAAATTGTAAGTCTGAACTACTTCTAGGGTAGGGCAACATTGGGGTTCTGCTTCTCCCTGTTTAATTAGTTGAACTTTGATTTGTTCTTCTGCTAATTTAACTGATTTTACCCAAACGCGATCGCCTAAAAATTGAGTTGCTAAGGTTTGATATTGTCCAGCTACTTCTTTCATCACCACCAGATGAATAAAAATTCCCGAACCTCCTGTATTGGAACTCAAGAGAACTGTAGCGATTTTAGTACCATCAGGAAGGCGATCGTAGTTAATTGTACCAGGTGTATTTTGAAAGAAAACTACTTTTCGTTCGGCATCATTTTTGTATTTTCCATTAGTAAGATTAAACTCACCAATGTCTGGTAGTTGGTATTGAGTATTTTGTAATTTAGACAATTCTTTGCACCAAACGGATTTTTCCTTTGTCCAAACTTCGCGAGTTTTACAGTTATACCAAGTAATTGATTCAGGAACCGGCGGTTGATTGGCAGAAGCACAAGGAATCATTAAACTAAATCCTACTAATAGCCCGAAATATTTTAATCTGTTCATTATTTTTTTTGTAGAAATAAAGAGGTAAACAGTTATTATTAGAGACGTAACACGTTACGTCTCTACAGTTACCACCTAATTATTTAAACAACTTGGTAAGGACTGGTCAATTTTTCCAACTGTTTAATTAATAAACTGAGGAATAAACCAACATCTGTAACTACTCCAACTGATTCTACTGAACCGCGATCGCTTAACTTGGTCACTACCGCAGGGTTGATATCGACACAAACCATTTTTACTCCCGCAGGAGTCATATTACCAACTCCAATCGAATGTAGCATCGAAGAAAGCATTAGAATCATGTCTGTTCCTTCAATCAATTTGGCATACTCTGCTTG from Stanieria cyanosphaera PCC 7437 encodes:
- a CDS encoding expansin EXLX1 family cellulose-binding protein; its protein translation is MQILTNNNLIQTDFSIKTEWNNGFTGRLDIFNTGETIDGWTIEFESAFEIEPGMIWGAEIVSHEGYRYILKPVDYNEIINFQQTISIFFNANKVNGQIISPTNISFDDDPTSTIKASPVNTSEPVAEVPAVANSETVTTPDDNLSTDVDFTLIKDWGSGFEGKITITNNGNSNIDSWSLEFDFPNQINNIWDAEIESNENGNYVVSHAAWNREIAAGETLTFGFTGYNSVTSEPQNFELNGSTFTSLSISDSIYTFSNPNLAPELKLNQNYQGRGTFYDAANPSGGKGASGYDVPAQSELEKIVAINNVQWNGSEASGAFLEVSGPKQRDGATPIIVQVVDYLYERADGLDLSAEAFAEIADPIDGIVNLNYKLIGPADDYVTAYGYRIGQGIVVEGISETNPYYAAVRLNNHRYPIESVELITNDGNLIDLNRESDNRFVLNGNYPLNGAQDLLVTDIFGQQITLNDVDITNGSSADIVTGEQFNLI